Proteins encoded in a region of the Nicotiana tomentosiformis chromosome 9, ASM39032v3, whole genome shotgun sequence genome:
- the LOC104120458 gene encoding germin-like protein subfamily 1 member 17 produces the protein MGMSWLIATLAIAAFFSSQLVYAYDLNPLQDICVGVQDSNSSVFVNGQFCKDPKLAKSDDFFASGLNVRGNIALPKWGYSVTILDVNTMPGLNTLGISISRADLEPKGLVPFHTHPRATELITILEGTIYAGFLLPDFPNIFKSHLFSKILNPGDVFVIPQGLIHFLYNVGHKNATVLASFNSQRPGFVMIPSEIFASDPPILDDVLAKGFQLDKKVIKQLRKKFS, from the exons ATGGGCATGAGCTGGTTAATAGCAACTTTAGCCATTGCTGCTTTCTTTTCTTCCCAATTAGTTTATGCCTATGATCTCAACCCTCTACAAGACATATGTGTTGGAGTTCAAGACTCTAACTCTTCTG TTTTCGTGAATGGACAGTTTTGCAAAGACCCAAAGCTTGCAAAATCAGATGATTTCTTTGCTTCAGGTCTTAATGTAAGAGGAAATATAGCGCTGCCTAAGTGGGGTTATTCTGTGACTATTTTGGATGTAAATACAATGCCTGGACTCAACACTCTTGGTATTTCTATATCTCGTGCTGACTTAGAACCGAAGGGTCTAGTCCCATTTCACACACATCCTCGAGCTACTGAGCTCATAACTATATTGGAAGGTACTATTTATGCTGGATTTCTTCTCCCTGATTTTCCCAACATTTTTAAGAGTCATCTCTTCTCGAAAATTTTGAATCCTGGAGATGTATTTGTGATCCCACAAGGTCTTATTCACTTCCTGTATAATGTGGGACATAAAAATGCTACTGTACTTGCTTCTTTCAACAGTCAACGTCCTGGATTCGTCATGATTCCTAGTGAAATCTTTGCTTCAGATCCGCCTATTCTAGACGATGTTCTTGCCAAAGGTTTCCagcttgataagaaagtgatcaagCAACTTCGGAAGAAATTCTCCTAG